One window of the Prionailurus bengalensis isolate Pbe53 chromosome E1, Fcat_Pben_1.1_paternal_pri, whole genome shotgun sequence genome contains the following:
- the FOXJ1 gene encoding forkhead box protein J1, which translates to MAESWLRLSGAGAAEEAGPEGGLEEPDALDDSLTSLQWLQEFSILNAKAPALPPGGTDPHGYHQVPGSVAPGSPLAADPACLGQPHTPGKPTSSCTSRSAPPGLQAPPPDDVDYATNPSVKPPYSYATLICMAMQASKATKITLSAIYKWITDNFCYFRHADPTWQNSIRHNLSLNKCFIKVPREKDEPGKGGFWRIDPQYAERLLSGAFKKRRLPPVHIHPAFARQASQEPGAAPWAGPLTVNTEAQQLLREFEEATGEAGEGRLGHKRKQPLPKRVAKVPRAPSTLLLTQEEQGELEPLKGNFDWEAIFEAGALGGELGTLEALELSPPLSPASHGDVDLTVHGRHIDCPATWGPPVEQAADSLDFDETFLATSFLQHPWDESGSGCLPPEPLFEAGDATLAADLQDWASVGAFL; encoded by the exons ATGGCGGAGAGCTGGCTACGCCTCTCGGGTGCAGGGGCGGCGGAGGAGGCGGGGCCGGAGGGCGGCCTGGAGGAGCCCGACGCCCTGGACGACAGCCTGACCAGCCTGCAGTGGCTGCAGGAATTCTCCATTCTCAACGCCAAGGCCCCCGCCCTGCCGCCGGGGGGCACCGACCCCCACGGCTATCACCAGGTGCCAGGCTCGGTCGCGCCGGGGTCGCCCCTGGCGGCCGATCCCGCCTGCCTGGGGCAGCCGCACACTCCGGGTAAGCCCACGTCGTCATGCACGTCGCGGAGCGCTCCCCCGGGgctgcaggccccgccccccgacGACGTGGACTACGCCACCAACCCGAGTGTGAAGCCGCCCTACTCTTACGCCACGCTCATCTGCATGGCCATGCAGGCCAGCAAGGCCACCAAGATCACCCTGTCGGCCATCTACAAGTGGATCACGGACAACTTCTGCTACTTCCGCCACGCTGATCCCACCTGGCAG AATTCCATCCGCCACAACCTGTCCCTGAACAAGTGCTTCATCAAAGTGCCTCGGGAGAAGGACGAGCCCGGCAAGGGGGGCTTCTGGCGCATCGACCCCCAGTACGCCGAGCGGCTGCTGAGCGGGGCCTTCAAGAAGAGGCGGCTGCCCCCGGTCCACATCCACCCGGCCTTCGCCCGCCAGGCCTCGCAGGAGCCCGGCGCCGCCCCGTGGGCCGGGCCGCTGACCGTGAACACCGAGGCCCAGCAGCTGCTGCGGGAGTTTGAGGAGGCCACCGGGGAGGCGGGCGAGGGCAGGCTGGGGCACAAGCGCAAGCAGCCGCTGCCCAAGCGGGTGGCCAAGGTCCCGCGGGCCCCCAGCACCCTGCTGCTGACCCAGGAGGAGCAGGGCGAGCTGGAGCCCCTCAAGGGCAACTTTGACTGGGAGGCCATCTTCGAGGCCGGCGCTCTGGGCGGCGAGCTGGGCACCCTGGAGGCCCTGGAGCTGAGCCCGCCGCTCAGCCCCGCCTCGCACGGGGACGTGGACCTCACCGTCCACGGCCGCCACATCGACTGCCCCGCGACCTGGGGGCCTCCGGTGGAGCAGGCGGCCGACAGCCTGGATTTCGACGAGACTTTCCTGGCCACGTCCTTCCTGCAGCACCCCTGGGACGAGAGCGGCAGTGGCTGCCTGCCCCCGGAGCCCCTCTTCGAGGCCGGGGACGCCACCCTGGCCGCCGACCTGCAAGACTGGGCCAGCGTGGGCGCCTTCTTGTAA